A window of candidate division KSB1 bacterium contains these coding sequences:
- a CDS encoding S-layer homology domain-containing protein, with the protein MRNASRRWLPALSVAILCAGQWACGPKAIKKESVLDTPENHFSIGMRRLDSGNLAEARQAFTRAKQLDPKYAEADAGLGLVYAYEGNFDLAMKSVDEALGKNDKSVEARIIKGRIITMRVAGLQNDPEKNQEKINDWTRDAVEEFDRVLKLNPNSDKAHFYKGEAYKTAYQFGPAAEAYSRAIALKGEYAGRADAEYATMQKIQRAAPGTKIGMKIALIPEIDRADLAVLLLEELKLEEVFKKKQQPTYDTGFKAPTDPTKMEQPTVAALPAVTDVANHWARNWIQDIVRIGGMEVFPDHTFQPDVKITRANYAQTMQAILIAVTGDQSLKTKYIGGQSRFPDMRSDHFAYNAAALMAERGIMSADKITGAFNPEGHISGADALLVIRDFQNALRLTF; encoded by the coding sequence ATGAGGAATGCTTCCCGACGCTGGCTGCCCGCCTTGTCGGTTGCCATTTTGTGTGCCGGCCAATGGGCCTGCGGCCCGAAGGCCATCAAGAAGGAGTCGGTGCTGGATACGCCCGAGAATCATTTCAGCATCGGCATGCGCCGGCTGGACAGTGGCAATCTTGCGGAGGCCAGACAGGCTTTCACGCGCGCCAAGCAGCTCGATCCCAAATACGCCGAGGCCGACGCCGGCCTGGGGTTGGTTTATGCCTATGAAGGCAATTTCGATCTGGCGATGAAGTCGGTCGATGAGGCGCTCGGCAAGAATGACAAGTCCGTTGAAGCGCGCATCATCAAGGGCCGCATCATCACGATGCGGGTGGCCGGCTTGCAGAATGATCCCGAAAAGAATCAGGAAAAGATCAACGACTGGACCAGGGACGCGGTGGAGGAATTCGACCGCGTGCTGAAATTGAATCCCAACAGCGACAAGGCGCACTTCTACAAGGGCGAGGCCTACAAAACCGCTTATCAATTCGGCCCTGCCGCCGAAGCCTACAGCAGGGCCATTGCGCTGAAGGGCGAATACGCCGGCCGTGCGGATGCAGAATATGCCACCATGCAGAAGATTCAGCGCGCGGCACCCGGCACCAAAATCGGCATGAAGATCGCCCTGATTCCGGAAATCGACCGCGCGGACCTGGCGGTGTTGCTGCTGGAGGAATTGAAGCTCGAAGAAGTTTTCAAGAAGAAACAGCAGCCCACGTATGACACCGGCTTCAAGGCACCCACCGATCCGACCAAGATGGAGCAGCCCACGGTGGCAGCCCTGCCGGCGGTGACCGATGTGGCGAATCATTGGGCGCGGAACTGGATCCAGGACATCGTGCGCATCGGCGGGATGGAAGTCTTCCCGGATCACACCTTCCAGCCGGACGTGAAGATCACGCGCGCCAACTACGCCCAGACCATGCAGGCCATCCTGATCGCGGTGACCGGCGATCAATCGCTGAAGACCAAGTATATTGGCGGCCAGTCGCGCTTTCCGGACATGCGCAGCGACCACTTCGCATACAATGCCGCGGCGTTGATGGCGGAGCGCGGCATCATGAGTGCGGACAAGATCACCGGCGCGTTCAATCCCGAGGGTCACATCTCCGGCGCGGATGCGCTGCTGGTGATCCGCGATTTTCAAAATGCCCTGCGCCTGACCTTCTGA